The following are encoded in a window of Methanococcus voltae genomic DNA:
- the thsA gene encoding thermosome subunit alpha, producing the protein MAGPNQGVLPENMKRYMGRDAQRMNILAGRIIAETVRSTLGPKGMDKMLVDDMGDVVVTNDGVTILREMSVEHPAAKMLIEVAKTQEKEVGDGTTTAVVTAGELLRKAEELLDQNVHPTIVVKGYQMAAQKCQEVLKEIACEVSSEDKEILTKIAMTSITGKGAEKAKAKLADIIVDAVSAVSENGEVEKDLIKIEKKAGASIDETELVKGVLIDKERVSAQMPKKVEGAKIALLNCAIEVKETETDAEIRITDPAKLMEFIEQEEKMLKDMVLEIKNAGATVLFCQKGIDDLAQHYLAKEGIMAARRVKKSDMEKLAKATGANIITNIKDLSAEDLGDAGIVEEEVISGDKMIFVKECKLPKAVTMLIRGTTDHVIEEVARAVDDAIGVVACTIEDGKIVSGGGSTEVELSMKLREFAEGIDGREQLAVRAFADALEVIPRTLAENAGLDAIEILVRVRAAHAGGNKCAGLNVFTGEVEDMCENGVVEPLRVKTQAIQSAAESTEMLLRIDDVIAAEKLRGAPDMDMGGMGGMGGMPPMM; encoded by the coding sequence ATGGCAGGTCCAAATCAAGGTGTATTACCTGAAAATATGAAAAGATACATGGGTAGAGATGCTCAAAGAATGAACATCTTAGCTGGTAGAATAATCGCTGAAACCGTTAGGTCAACATTAGGTCCAAAAGGTATGGATAAAATGTTAGTAGACGATATGGGAGACGTTGTTGTAACAAACGATGGTGTAACAATCTTAAGAGAAATGAGTGTTGAACACCCGGCTGCTAAAATGTTAATCGAAGTAGCTAAAACCCAAGAAAAAGAAGTTGGAGACGGTACAACAACCGCTGTTGTTACAGCTGGTGAATTATTAAGAAAAGCAGAAGAATTATTAGACCAAAACGTACACCCAACAATTGTTGTTAAAGGATACCAAATGGCTGCTCAAAAATGTCAAGAAGTTTTAAAAGAAATTGCTTGTGAAGTAAGTTCAGAAGACAAGGAAATCTTAACAAAAATCGCAATGACCTCAATCACCGGTAAAGGTGCTGAAAAAGCTAAAGCTAAATTAGCTGATATCATTGTTGATGCCGTATCAGCTGTAAGCGAAAACGGAGAAGTTGAAAAAGACTTAATCAAAATTGAGAAAAAAGCTGGTGCTTCAATCGATGAAACCGAATTAGTTAAAGGTGTTTTAATCGACAAAGAAAGAGTAAGCGCACAAATGCCTAAAAAAGTTGAAGGTGCTAAAATTGCATTATTAAACTGTGCAATTGAAGTAAAAGAAACTGAAACAGATGCAGAAATCAGAATTACAGACCCTGCAAAATTAATGGAATTCATCGAACAAGAAGAAAAAATGTTAAAAGACATGGTTCTCGAAATTAAAAACGCAGGAGCTACTGTTTTATTCTGTCAAAAAGGTATCGATGATTTAGCACAACACTACTTAGCTAAAGAAGGAATCATGGCTGCAAGAAGAGTTAAAAAATCAGACATGGAAAAATTAGCAAAAGCTACCGGTGCTAACATTATTACAAACATCAAAGACTTGTCAGCTGAAGACTTAGGTGATGCTGGAATCGTAGAAGAAGAAGTAATCTCAGGAGACAAAATGATATTTGTTAAAGAGTGCAAACTTCCTAAAGCAGTTACCATGTTAATCAGAGGTACAACTGACCACGTTATCGAAGAAGTAGCAAGAGCTGTTGACGACGCTATCGGTGTTGTAGCATGTACAATCGAAGATGGCAAAATCGTTTCAGGTGGAGGTTCAACAGAAGTTGAATTGTCCATGAAATTAAGAGAATTCGCTGAAGGAATCGATGGAAGAGAACAATTAGCTGTTAGAGCTTTCGCTGATGCTTTAGAAGTAATTCCAAGAACATTAGCTGAAAACGCTGGTTTAGATGCTATCGAAATCTTAGTTAGAGTAAGAGCTGCTCACGCTGGTGGCAACAAATGCGCTGGTTTAAACGTATTCACTGGAGAAGTTGAAGATATGTGTGAAAACGGCGTTGTTGAACCATTAAGAGTAAAAACGCAAGCTATCCAATCAGCTGCTGAATCAACAGAAATGTTATTAAGAATTGATGATGTAATTGCTGCTGAAAAATTAAGAGGCGCTCCAGATATGGATATGGGCGGAATGGGCGGAATGGGCGGTATGCCTCCTATGATGTAA
- a CDS encoding prephenate dehydrogenase/arogenate dehydrogenase family protein, producing the protein MSNLKISVSIIGGTDGLGKWFAKFLKENDKCNKDNKNNKNNNRNNNSNNNSNNNNNDFNFDITITGRNTEKGTTVSQELGVKYCSNNIEATKNADIVIIAVPISHTLSVIEEVAPHMAKGSILMDMTSVKEKPALKMVEFTKEGVSVIPTHPMFGPSVPSIAEQVVILTPVEKCDNKHFEKVKKFLENAEAKVIVIEPQKHDEIISVIQGLTHFIHISLGSTLRELGISIKDSRNFASPIYEMMINMVGRIVGQNANLYADIQMNNDRTTNVHDTFIQECIKLRDTVKNRDKKAFIEDMELTSKYFGEETKKGLYYSNKAVNAIVNENMALKHAIGKEISLKHIYTGEIYNGVLKNIIEDKLIIKDLKNDKKEYELNIYEFNIL; encoded by the coding sequence ATGAGTAATTTAAAAATTTCTGTTTCAATTATTGGGGGAACCGATGGTCTTGGAAAATGGTTTGCCAAATTTTTAAAGGAAAATGATAAGTGTAATAAAGATAATAAAAATAATAAGAATAATAATCGTAATAATAATAGTAATAATAATAGTAATAATAATAATAACGATTTTAATTTTGATATAACAATTACGGGACGAAATACGGAAAAAGGCACAACTGTAAGTCAAGAACTTGGTGTAAAATACTGTTCCAATAATATTGAAGCTACAAAAAACGCCGATATTGTAATAATCGCAGTTCCAATTAGTCATACCCTATCAGTTATAGAAGAAGTAGCTCCCCATATGGCAAAAGGAAGTATATTAATGGATATGACCTCGGTTAAAGAAAAACCTGCTTTAAAAATGGTGGAATTTACAAAAGAAGGGGTTTCGGTTATTCCTACCCATCCAATGTTTGGACCTTCAGTACCTTCAATTGCTGAACAAGTTGTGATACTCACACCTGTTGAAAAGTGCGATAATAAACACTTTGAGAAGGTTAAAAAGTTCTTAGAAAATGCGGAAGCAAAGGTAATTGTCATAGAACCCCAAAAGCATGATGAAATTATAAGCGTAATTCAAGGTTTAACTCATTTTATACATATTTCCTTAGGTTCCACTCTTCGAGAACTCGGTATAAGTATAAAAGACTCCCGAAACTTCGCATCTCCAATTTACGAAATGATGATAAATATGGTTGGTAGAATCGTAGGTCAAAATGCAAATTTGTATGCAGACATTCAAATGAATAATGATAGAACTACAAATGTTCACGACACTTTTATACAAGAATGTATCAAATTACGAGATACTGTTAAAAATAGGGATAAAAAAGCTTTTATTGAAGATATGGAGTTAACTTCAAAGTATTTTGGAGAAGAAACTAAAAAAGGTCTTTACTATTCAAACAAAGCGGTTAATGCAATAGTCAATGAAAATATGGCTTTAAAACACGCCATTGGTAAAGAAATTAGTCTAAAACATATATATACTGGTGAAATATATAATGGAGTCTTAAAAAATATTATTGAAGATAAATTAATCATCAAAGACTTAAAAAATGATAAAAAAGAATACGAATTAAACATTTACGAGTTTAATATACTATAA
- a CDS encoding segregation/condensation protein A encodes MEFELWVRIIKENISKKQVDPWNINISDIANEYLETIKELRKFDIRLSADVVLVASILLRMKSEILYGECENAFDEDEEEVEESIEDDGRDEEYGEEIISVPTMADEPKATEKPKQTTVTLDGLITTLQSELNKIKSKKPRKKRTQSPGTIATNLNNLIEEMVEEDDISDIMDYIILELENSEQGTFIFQEKFDTREKVIKNFLPSLYLANDGKIDLLQEELFKELRIQLKSKE; translated from the coding sequence ATGGAATTTGAATTATGGGTACGAATTATTAAGGAAAACATTTCTAAAAAGCAAGTGGACCCTTGGAATATAAATATTTCAGACATTGCTAACGAGTATTTAGAAACCATTAAAGAATTAAGAAAATTCGATATAAGACTTTCTGCAGACGTGGTTTTAGTAGCAAGTATATTATTAAGAATGAAGTCTGAAATTTTATATGGGGAATGCGAGAATGCTTTTGACGAAGATGAAGAAGAAGTGGAAGAGTCAATTGAAGATGATGGGCGAGACGAAGAATATGGTGAAGAAATAATTTCTGTTCCTACAATGGCAGATGAACCAAAAGCAACTGAAAAACCAAAACAAACAACTGTGACATTAGATGGACTTATTACCACATTACAATCCGAACTTAATAAAATAAAATCTAAAAAACCGAGAAAAAAAAGAACTCAATCTCCTGGAACTATTGCAACTAATTTAAATAATTTAATTGAAGAAATGGTTGAAGAAGATGATATTTCCGATATAATGGATTATATAATCTTAGAATTGGAAAATTCGGAACAAGGAACATTTATATTCCAAGAAAAATTTGATACGAGAGAAAAAGTTATAAAAAACTTTTTACCTTCGTTATATTTAGCAAATGATGGAAAAATAGATTTATTGCAAGAGGAATTATTTAAAGAATTACGTATTCAACTAAAATCAAAAGAATAA
- a CDS encoding site-2 protease family protein, which produces MNYFDFSKEEIKEILISTFAIAIIFAWPLSFDQSGVISLIIALIAVGTGFIFHELGHRTVAKHYGAWSEYRAWYEGLAIAMILRVILGITFIAPGAVYISKDYLTYEENGKISIVGPLINFGLAFIFLIPMVLSVSMNNIYLWTLGSAGFLVNITLAWFNMLPIPPFDGSKVLSWNKGIWLGVFAVFTVFWLFNSAIRTLIINIFL; this is translated from the coding sequence ATGAATTATTTTGATTTTAGTAAGGAAGAAATTAAGGAAATATTAATTTCAACATTTGCAATAGCAATAATATTTGCCTGGCCTTTAAGTTTTGACCAAAGCGGAGTAATTAGTTTGATAATCGCTTTAATTGCCGTAGGTACGGGATTTATTTTCCACGAATTGGGTCATAGGACTGTAGCTAAGCATTACGGTGCGTGGAGTGAATATCGAGCTTGGTATGAAGGTTTAGCTATAGCTATGATATTGAGGGTAATACTTGGAATAACGTTTATAGCACCCGGTGCAGTTTATATAAGTAAAGATTATCTTACTTATGAAGAAAACGGTAAAATTTCAATAGTTGGACCTTTAATAAACTTTGGATTAGCGTTTATATTTTTAATCCCAATGGTTTTAAGTGTAAGTATGAACAATATTTATTTATGGACCTTGGGAAGTGCGGGTTTTTTGGTGAATATAACACTTGCTTGGTTTAATATGCTTCCTATTCCCCCATTTGATGGTTCAAAAGTTTTAAGCTGGAATAAAGGTATTTGGTTAGGTGTATTTGCCGTATTTACAGTTTTCTGGTTATTTAATAGTGCCATACGGACTTTAATTATTAACATATTTTTATAA
- a CDS encoding ATP-binding cassette domain-containing protein, whose translation MLKLENVSKAWKEFQLRNVSFELNDKYCVILGPSGAGKSVIIQCIAGILDVDGGNIYYDGEDITELKPEYRNFGYVPQNYALFPNMNVYKNIKYGMTIRKIDKITADKKINDMAEFLNISHILERTPKTLSGGEQQRVALARALVLDPKLLLLDEPTSALDIHIKDTVMDELKKISEITPIIHITHDFVEARTLGENIAIVIDGELNDFGTKDIFKNPKNERVAKFLGYNIISENNSKLAVAPENVKIEKADMITNNINNNNNNNNLDNPISTKYGIVNGYIDFGYYKSVSISYNNDNLKCICDEDFEIKSGDNVSVNFENMINI comes from the coding sequence ATGTTAAAATTAGAAAATGTGTCTAAAGCGTGGAAAGAATTTCAATTAAGGAATGTTTCATTTGAATTAAACGATAAATATTGTGTAATTTTGGGACCAAGTGGTGCAGGTAAATCAGTTATAATACAATGTATTGCAGGCATATTAGACGTAGATGGCGGTAATATATACTATGATGGTGAAGATATCACGGAATTGAAACCAGAATATAGAAATTTTGGATATGTACCGCAGAATTATGCTTTATTTCCAAATATGAACGTATATAAAAATATAAAATATGGTATGACAATTCGAAAAATTGATAAAATCACCGCAGACAAAAAAATAAACGATATGGCTGAATTTTTAAATATATCTCACATATTGGAAAGGACCCCTAAAACACTCAGTGGTGGGGAGCAACAGAGGGTCGCATTAGCAAGAGCTTTGGTATTAGACCCTAAATTATTATTACTTGACGAACCAACTTCTGCATTGGATATACACATTAAAGATACAGTAATGGATGAATTAAAGAAAATAAGTGAAATAACACCAATTATTCATATTACGCACGATTTCGTTGAAGCAAGGACTTTGGGGGAGAATATTGCCATAGTAATTGACGGAGAATTAAATGATTTTGGGACAAAAGATATATTTAAAAATCCAAAAAATGAAAGAGTAGCTAAATTTTTAGGATACAATATAATCTCTGAAAATAATTCAAAATTGGCAGTAGCTCCAGAAAATGTTAAAATTGAAAAGGCAGATATGATTACTAATAATATTAATAATAATAATAATAATAATAATCTTGACAATCCAATAAGCACCAAATATGGAATTGTTAATGGATATATTGATTTTGGATACTATAAATCAGTAAGTATTTCATATAATAACGATAATTTAAAATGTATTTGTGATGAGGATTTTGAAATTAAATCTGGGGATAATGTATCTGTTAATTTTGAAAATATGATTAATATTTAA
- the wtpB gene encoding tungstate ABC transporter permease WtpB, whose product MKIDKSFYAVFLSASIFILLFVSLPLITMLLNPGDVSAAIVDKEVIKSLEVSLKAAGMSTLFALIFGVPLAYIFARNDFKGKGLIESIIDIPMAIPHSVVGIMILSFFYGSTIGEFLTDAGLKIVDNFWGIVAVMLYVGIPFMINSARDGFEMVDEELEHVSRTLGASRFKTFFSISLPIIKNNLVSGSILTYARGLSEVGAILIVAYFPKTTPVLIMDRFNQFGLSSSKPISVVMIVVSILLFTIFRLVRHKKSKH is encoded by the coding sequence ATGAAGATAGATAAAAGTTTTTATGCCGTATTCTTATCTGCATCGATATTTATATTATTGTTCGTATCTTTACCTTTGATAACGATGTTATTAAATCCTGGAGATGTTTCTGCTGCTATAGTAGATAAAGAGGTTATTAAATCCCTTGAAGTAAGTTTAAAAGCCGCAGGTATGAGTACACTATTTGCTTTAATATTTGGTGTGCCTTTGGCATACATCTTTGCAAGAAACGATTTTAAAGGAAAAGGCTTAATTGAGAGTATAATCGATATTCCTATGGCGATACCGCACTCTGTTGTAGGTATTATGATACTTTCGTTTTTCTATGGGAGTACAATAGGTGAATTTTTAACGGACGCAGGTTTAAAAATCGTAGATAACTTTTGGGGCATTGTCGCAGTAATGTTATATGTGGGCATTCCATTTATGATAAATAGTGCAAGAGATGGTTTTGAAATGGTTGACGAGGAATTGGAACACGTTTCAAGAACCTTGGGAGCTTCAAGATTTAAAACATTTTTTAGTATATCCCTTCCAATCATAAAGAATAACTTAGTTTCTGGAAGTATTTTGACATATGCAAGAGGTTTAAGTGAAGTCGGGGCGATTTTAATAGTTGCTTATTTCCCTAAAACGACACCTGTGCTTATTATGGATAGATTTAATCAATTTGGGCTTTCTTCTTCAAAACCAATCTCAGTTGTAATGATTGTTGTAAGTATCCTTTTATTTACAATATTTAGACTTGTAAGACATAAAAAATCTAAACATTAA
- the hypB gene encoding hydrogenase nickel incorporation protein HypB — protein sequence MHFVDVLTVGKDLLKANKKNADKNRKLLKENNVVAFDFMGAIGSGKTLLIEKLIENLKGEYNVACIAGDVIAKFDAGRMEKHGAKVIPLNTGKECHLDAHQIGHSLGDLDLKNIDIVFIENVGNLICPTDFDLGTHKRIVVVSTTEGDDTVEKHPEIFKTANLTVVNKIDLAEAVEADPKKMEADAKLINPEMDVLLTAIKKDVGFEDVAKYIRKNIEEQRNN from the coding sequence TTGCACTTTGTTGATGTTTTGACAGTTGGAAAGGATTTATTAAAAGCGAATAAAAAAAATGCAGATAAAAACAGAAAATTATTAAAAGAGAATAATGTTGTGGCTTTTGATTTTATGGGTGCAATTGGTAGTGGAAAAACCCTATTAATCGAAAAATTAATCGAAAATTTAAAAGGGGAATATAATGTCGCTTGTATTGCAGGAGACGTTATTGCAAAATTTGATGCAGGTAGGATGGAAAAACACGGTGCTAAGGTGATTCCATTAAATACTGGTAAAGAATGCCATTTGGATGCTCATCAAATTGGTCATAGTTTAGGGGATTTAGATTTAAAAAACATAGATATCGTATTTATTGAAAACGTAGGCAATTTGATATGCCCTACAGATTTTGATTTGGGAACTCATAAACGGATAGTTGTAGTAAGTACTACAGAAGGCGATGACACTGTTGAAAAACACCCTGAAATATTTAAAACAGCGAATTTAACAGTTGTTAATAAAATTGACCTTGCAGAAGCAGTTGAAGCAGACCCTAAAAAGATGGAAGCAGATGCTAAGTTAATAAACCCTGAAATGGATGTTTTATTAACCGCCATCAAAAAAGATGTTGGATTTGAAGATGTTGCTAAGTATATAAGAAAAAATATTGAAGAACAAAGAAATAACTAA
- a CDS encoding nucleotidyltransferase family protein — translation MNFNSDSKLQEIIEELKDLKNKKSETLNGGNGYKKDSVVVDFTEYNPLHNGHKYCMDFAKKFGIFICVVPGPLERSGRGVPYLLNREIRAKMAIKAGADLVVEGPPMGIMGSGQYVQCLIKMFCKLGGEIIPRGYIDEQTMNKVISCIIDGHHIKIKPYKISCIETGEVLGEKLEIDNYVIASMSYTIYKLRKLLNNYEPKFKFIERIEGISGTKIREGIYGKKYGGNFDILRKMVPDTTISILENLFKNYDMDEIILKRYEDRILDIVNDDKYDIRQIIPEKMANAVYSRSNYYESVEEIKKALPYGFTKNSNERILTKLEAGIKTEDISRYIDNYPQNIKILENSLDYI, via the coding sequence ATGAATTTTAATTCAGACTCTAAACTACAGGAAATAATAGAAGAACTTAAAGATTTAAAAAATAAAAAAAGTGAAACTTTAAATGGGGGTAATGGATACAAAAAAGACTCTGTTGTCGTTGATTTTACAGAATATAATCCATTACATAATGGACATAAATATTGTATGGATTTTGCAAAGAAATTTGGGATTTTTATATGTGTTGTGCCCGGACCACTTGAAAGAAGCGGTAGAGGAGTTCCTTATTTATTAAATCGTGAAATACGTGCCAAAATGGCAATTAAAGCAGGTGCTGATTTAGTTGTAGAAGGTCCTCCTATGGGTATTATGGGCTCTGGTCAGTATGTGCAATGTTTAATTAAAATGTTCTGTAAACTTGGCGGTGAAATAATACCTCGGGGCTATATTGACGAACAAACGATGAATAAAGTAATATCTTGTATTATCGATGGACACCATATAAAAATAAAACCATATAAGATATCCTGCATAGAAACGGGTGAAGTTTTGGGCGAAAAATTAGAAATAGATAATTATGTAATAGCCTCGATGTCATACACAATTTACAAACTTAGAAAATTGCTTAATAACTACGAACCTAAATTTAAATTTATAGAACGAATTGAAGGAATTAGTGGTACTAAAATACGTGAAGGGATTTATGGCAAAAAATATGGGGGAAATTTCGATATTTTAAGAAAAATGGTTCCGGATACCACTATTTCTATTCTTGAGAATTTATTTAAAAATTATGATATGGACGAAATAATTTTAAAAAGATACGAAGATAGGATTTTAGACATCGTTAATGATGATAAATACGATATTCGACAAATTATTCCTGAAAAAATGGCTAATGCAGTATATTCTCGTTCTAATTATTACGAAAGTGTCGAAGAAATTAAAAAAGCTCTACCCTACGGATTTACGAAAAATAGTAATGAAAGAATACTTACTAAGTTAGAAGCAGGGATTAAAACAGAAGATATTTCCAGATACATAGATAATTATCCACAAAATATAAAAATTCTTGAAAATTCCTTGGATTATATTTAA
- a CDS encoding DUF356 domain-containing protein: MVLLLIRGDSYEKIKNALADVHRHAKLTIVGKPRIMVPEAADEILEYIVGNIKKPCKKACLVKIEENAPRSIDRIRKIHPPAHIVILSERHEPYSFLIDDFPKMPMLKGYYKSKAILDNENEESNEKSEKNTKSKQKNTKNTKNTKK, from the coding sequence ATGGTATTGTTACTTATAAGGGGAGACAGCTACGAAAAAATAAAAAATGCCTTAGCAGATGTACATAGACATGCTAAATTAACAATTGTTGGAAAACCAAGAATTATGGTACCGGAAGCAGCTGATGAAATTTTAGAGTACATTGTCGGAAATATTAAAAAACCTTGTAAAAAAGCTTGTCTTGTCAAAATTGAAGAGAATGCCCCACGTTCAATTGACAGAATTAGAAAAATACACCCTCCAGCACATATTGTAATACTTAGTGAAAGGCACGAACCTTATTCTTTCTTAATAGATGATTTTCCTAAAATGCCTATGTTAAAAGGATATTACAAAAGCAAAGCCATACTTGATAATGAAAATGAAGAAAGTAATGAAAAATCTGAAAAAAATACTAAGTCTAAACAAAAAAATACTAAAAATACTAAAAATACTAAAAAATAA